From Ipomoea triloba cultivar NCNSP0323 chromosome 5, ASM357664v1, the proteins below share one genomic window:
- the LOC116020887 gene encoding thiosulfate sulfurtransferase 16, chloroplastic-like isoform X1, producing the protein MGVSWISGVALLVALFCSSEAGLRIDNVDVHAAQDLLTRGHRYLDVRTEEEFKEGHVKNALNIPYMIINKSLGRVKNPKFMNQVLSAIGKEEKLVVGCKSGVRSMHATKDLRNEEFKHVCNMEGGYDAWVKKGLPVHYPNKTEL; encoded by the exons atgggTGTTTCTTGGATTTCTGGGGTCGCTCTTCTGGTGGCTCTGTTTTGTAGTTCAGAAGCAGGATTAAGAATCGATAACGTTGATGTTCATGCTGCTCAAGATCTCCTAACTAGAGGCCATCGCTATCTTGATGTCAG GACAGAAGAAGAATTTAAGGAAGGGCATGTGAAGAACGCTTTGAACATACCTTATATGATCATCAACAAATCACTAG GTAGGGTGAAGAATCCAAAATTCATGAATCAAGTTTTGTCAGCAATAGGCAAGGAAGAAAAGCTTGTTGTG GGGTGCAAAAGTGGTGTAAGGTCTATGCATGCAACTAAAGATCTTCGTAATGAG GAATTCAAGCATGTGTGTAACATGGAAGGAGGATATGATGCGTGGGTGAAGAAGGGTTTACCCGTCCACTACCCAAACAAAACGGAgctttaa
- the LOC116020887 gene encoding thiosulfate sulfurtransferase 16, chloroplastic-like isoform X2 codes for MACLLSSEAGLRIDNVDVHAAQDLLTRGHRYLDVRTEEEFKEGHVKNALNIPYMIINKSLGRVKNPKFMNQVLSAIGKEEKLVVGCKSGVRSMHATKDLRNEEFKHVCNMEGGYDAWVKKGLPVHYPNKTEL; via the exons ATGGCTTGCTTGCTAAG TTCAGAAGCAGGATTAAGAATCGATAACGTTGATGTTCATGCTGCTCAAGATCTCCTAACTAGAGGCCATCGCTATCTTGATGTCAG GACAGAAGAAGAATTTAAGGAAGGGCATGTGAAGAACGCTTTGAACATACCTTATATGATCATCAACAAATCACTAG GTAGGGTGAAGAATCCAAAATTCATGAATCAAGTTTTGTCAGCAATAGGCAAGGAAGAAAAGCTTGTTGTG GGGTGCAAAAGTGGTGTAAGGTCTATGCATGCAACTAAAGATCTTCGTAATGAG GAATTCAAGCATGTGTGTAACATGGAAGGAGGATATGATGCGTGGGTGAAGAAGGGTTTACCCGTCCACTACCCAAACAAAACGGAgctttaa
- the LOC116021208 gene encoding 26S proteasome non-ATPase regulatory subunit 4 homolog: protein MVLEATMICIDNSEWMRNGDYSPSRFQAQADAVNLICGAKTQANPENTVGVLTMAGKGVRVLVTPTSDLGKILACMHGLEIGGEMNLAAGIQVAQLALKHRQNKKQQQRIIVFAGSPVTYDKKVLEMIGKKLKKNSVSLDVVNFGEEDEGKTEKLEALVATVNNNDSSHIVHVPPGPNALSDVLISTPIFTGDGEGGSGFAAAAAAAAAGGVSGFEFGVDPNLDPELALALRVSMEEERARQEAAAKKASEEAAKQEKGENQGASQDVTMTENAAAGTSESENKAADPMDDENALLQQALAMSMDDCTTNITIRDADMPEAASEDQDLALALQLSVQDSTKDQATPTDMSKLLADQSFVSSILASLPGVDPNDPSVKDLLASMQGQSESQEKEEEEDKDPKEEEKK, encoded by the exons ATGGTGCTCGAG GCAACGATGATCTGCATCGACAATTCGGAGTGGATGCGAAATGGAGATTACTCGCCCAGTAGATTTCAAGCTCAGGCTGACGCCGTTAATCTCATCTGTGGGGCAAAAACTcag GCTAATCCGGAGAATACGGTTGGGGTATTGACGATGGCTGGCAAAGGGGTTCGCGTTTTAGTAACTCCTACCAGTGATCTCGGGAAGATCTTAGCTTGCATGCACG GACTGGAAATAGGAGGTGAAATGAATTTGGCAGCTGGAATTCAGGTAGCTCAGTTGGCCCTCAAGCATCGCCAAAACAAAAAGCAACAACAAAGGATTATTGTTTTTGCCGGGAG TCCTGTCACATATGACAAGAAGGTATTGGAGATGATTGggaaaaagttaaaaaagaaCAGTGTATCTCTGGATGTTGTAAACtttggtgaagaagatgaagggaAAACTGAGAAGCTTGAGGCACTAGTTGCCACTGTAAACAACAATGATAGCAGTCACATTGTTCATGTTCCTCCTGGTCCTAATGCTCTTTCAGACGTGTTAATAAG TACTCCTATATTTACTGGTGACGGTGAGGGTGGAAGTGGATTTGCTGCAGCAGCTGCAGCGGCTGCAGCTGGTGGAGTATCTGGCTTTGAATTTGGTGTAGATCCTAACCTGGATCCTGAACTTGCCCTTGCACTTCGAGTTTCAATGGAAGAAGAAAGGGCAAGGCAGGAAGCAGCTGCAAAAAAGGCTTCAGAAGAAGCTGCAAAacaagaaaaaggagaaaatcaGGGTGCTTCCCAAGATGTGACCATGACTGAAAATGCTGCAGCTGGAACATCTGAATCCGAAAACAAGGCAGCTGATCCTATG GATGATGAAAATGCCTTATTACAACAAGCACTTGCAATGTCCATGGATGATTGTACCACTAACATTACCATAAGAGATGCTGACATGCCAGAAGCAGCTTCTGAAGATCAAGATTTGGCACTTG CCCTTCAATTGTCTGTGCAAGACAGTACAAAAGACCAGGCGACTCCAACTGATATGAGCAAGTTGTTGGCTGACCAATCTTTTGTGTCATCTATTCTTGCTTCA CTTCCAGGTGTTGACCCCAATGATCCATCAGTTAAAGATCTATTAGCTTCCATGCAGGGTCAGTCTGAG TCCCaggagaaggaggaggaggaggacaAGGATCCAAAAGAGGAGGAGAAAAAATGA